A window of the Tenebrio molitor chromosome 1, icTenMoli1.1, whole genome shotgun sequence genome harbors these coding sequences:
- the LOC138122070 gene encoding zinc finger protein 34-like, which yields MNMDIKCRLCLFKIELDQSVNIFTVGKNNELISDTIMSFVPIELSRDDDLPQTICNICLQKLDSITEFRRLILNSDMELKIKSQEIIVKLKTGLSAAIKQSQKIQQKSENIGHGDSANYVSDNIELETHDVKLETDSIMQEQSSEGNGSKEGARLNGHTQQSDEKLYRCEECGKTFKYKSLYIAHNRRHTGDMPYHCDICNKGFPMKSFMVYHRRIHFDERPFKCEECPKSFKFQASQIMHKKIHQGIKPHKCDMCEKSFIQKGTLQAHRRRHTGEKPYFCEYCSNRFASNDALNQHHRVHKKGPYLPCPTCGKSYPNSFYLKYHMKIHNAVKPHTCGTCKKSFHQSCSLRRHMRTHSGETPYPCTLCDRKFAYSHHLLRHNKKEHSVLPLV from the exons ATGAATATGGACATCAAGTGCCGTTTGTGCTTATTCAAAATAGAACTAGATCAGtctgtaaacatttttactgttggtaaaaataatgaattaatcTCGGACACGATAATGAGTTTTGTTCCCATCGAA TTGTCTCGTGATGACGATCTTCCACAAACGATCTGCAACATTTGCTTACAGAAACTAGATAGTATCACTGAATTTCGgagattaattttaaattctgacatggaattaaaaataaaaagtcaaGAAATAATTGTTAAACTTAAGACAGGACTTTCTGCTGCAATAAAACagtctcaaaaaattcaacaaaagaGTGAAAATATAGGTCATGGTGACTCTGCCAATTATGTGTCTGATAACATTGAGTTGGAAACACATGATGTCAAGCTGGAAACAGATAGCATAATGCAAGAGCAAAGTAGTGAAGGAAATGGAAGTAAAGAGGGAGCAAGACTTAATGGACATACACAGCAAagtgatgaaaaattatacagatgTGAAGAATGTGGCAAAACATTCAAGTATAAATCCTTGTATATTGCCCACAATAGAAGACATACTGGAGATATGCCTTACCACTGTGACATCTGCAATAAAGGGTTTCCCATGAAATCCTTTATGGTTTACCACAGAAGAATCCATTTTGATGAACGCCCATTCAAGTGTGAAGAATGCCCAAAATCCTTCAA ATTTCAGGCTTCTCAAatcatgcacaaaaaaatcCACCAAGGAATTAAACCCCACAAATGTGACATGTGTGAGAAATCTTTTATCCAAAAAGGCACCTTGCAAGCGCACAGGCGGCGACACACAGGCGAGAAGCCCTATTTTTGCGAATACTGCAGCAACAGATTCGCCAGCAATGATGCGCTCAATCAACACCACCGAGTCCACAAGAAAGGACCCTATCTTCCCTGCCCCACTTGTGGGAAATCCTACCCCAacagtttctatttaaaataccACATGAAGATTCATAACGCGGTCAAACCACACACTTGCGGCACCTGCAAGAAGAGCTTTCACCAATCGTGCAGTCTGAGGAGGCACATGCGCACGCATTCCGGTGAGACTCCATATCCTTGCACCTTGTGCGACAGGAAATTTGCGTATTCGCATCATCTCCTCAGGCATAACAAAAAAGAACATTCGGTGTTGCCGCTGGTATGA
- the LOC138122060 gene encoding uncharacterized protein isoform X3 — MRPLQSKIVKEIQLEKWQGMKDFHQNYIAHNRRHTGDMPYHCDICNKGFPMNYLVVHHRRKHLDERPFKCDKCTKAFKFQGSLRMHKKLKHGIRPYKCDLCDKSFVQKGSLQVHRRQHMVRAVEMDDEDVPDDVLEEASAARYQTLPKKSKLRYEKELEKFTQWQTEKRIKGVDEDVMMAYFKSIAASSAWSRYSMLKSTLFVFKNVDISRFSSLTSFLKTKCKNYQPKKAATFSRDDVCKFLLEAPDQDWIVQKVVLIMGMFGGCRCDELSRMMISDVKENFEDVNPTLVVNIPVTKTGVPRSFTVVENAMGINFLDIYKKYIERRPIPDGRLFLQYRKGTLTSQVLGVNSLAKIPGQIAEYLKLPEKESFTGHSFRRTSVTLLADSGNGILTLKRHGPWESNSAAESYFSPSKAIKIEIAEKI, encoded by the exons ATGAGACCATTACAGAGCAAAATAGTGAAGGAAATTCAACTAGAGAAGTGGCAAGGCATGAAGGATTTTCAccaaaat TACATTGCCCACAACAGAAGACATACTGGAGATATGCCTTATCACTGTGATATCTGCAACAAAGGGTTTCCAATGAATTATCTTGTAGTCCACCATAGAAGAAAACATTTAGATGAGCGACCATTCAAGTGTGACAAATGCACCAAAGCtttcaa GTTTCAGGGTTCTTTAAGAATGCATAAAAAACTCAAACATGGAATTAGACCTTACAAATGTGACTTATGTGATAAATCTTTTGTACAAAAGGGCTCCTTACAAGTCCACAGGCGGCAACACATGG TGCGCGctgtggaaatggatgatgaagaTGTTCCTGATGACGTCCTAGAAGAGGCGAGTGCCGCGAGGTACCAAACGttgccaaaaaaatcaaaattacgttatgAAAAAGAGTTGGAAAAATTCACGCAATGGCAGACCGAGAAACGAATCAAAGGAGTGGACGAAGATGTTATGATGGCGTATTTTAAAAGTATAGCAGCATCATCAGCGTGGTCGCGGTATTCAATGTTAAAGAGTACACTATTTGTATTCAAAAACGTTGACATCTCCAG GTTTAGCAGTCTTACCtcgtttttaaaaacaaaatgtaaaaactaCCAGCCGAAAAAAGCTGCAACTTTCTCAAGAGATGACGTTTGCAAGTTTTTACTTGAAGCCCCGGACCAAGACTGGATCGTTCAGAAAGTTGTGCTAATAATGGGCATGTTCGGTGGCTGCCGTTGTGACGAATTATCTAGAATGATGATCAGTGacgtaaaagaaaattttgaggACGTCAATCCAACATTAGTTGTAAACATTCCAGTCACTAAAACTGGTGTACCTAGGAGCTTCACAGTAGTTGAAAATGCAATGGGAATAAATTTTCTAGATATATACAAAAAGTATATAGAACGTAGACCCATTCCTGACGGACGGCTCTTTCTTCAGTATCGAAAAGGAACTCTTACATCTCAAGTGTTAGGAGTGAATTCACTAGCTAAGATACCAGGACAAATTGCTGAGTATCTGAAGTTGCCAGAGAAAGAAAGTTTTACTGGTCATTCTTTCCGTCGAACCTCTGTCACGCTGTTGGCTGATTCAGGAAATGGCATATTGACACTAAAACGCCATGGCCCTTGGGAGTCCAACAGTGCCGCGGAAAGTTATTTCTCTCCATCCAAAGCGATCAAAATAGAGAtagccgaaaaaatttga
- the LOC138122060 gene encoding uncharacterized protein isoform X1 has protein sequence MDIKCRLCLFKTEQDESVNIFTIGKNNELISDTITSFVPIELSPDDNLPQTICNVCVQKLDSIIEFRSLILNSDAELKIKWQNKKIIQKSENEISGASDDIKLEIDEVKLEIDETIREQNDEGHSSRKGVKHRKYTPKKRKKNLYKCEECDVTFKCKYKYVAHNTRHTGNMPYHCDICNKGFSMKYRVRYHRRVHFEDRPFKCDECTKAFKFQGSLRMHKKLKHGIRPYKCDLCDKSFVQKGSLQVHRRQHMVRAVEMDDEDVPDDVLEEASAARYQTLPKKSKLRYEKELEKFTQWQTEKRIKGVDEDVMMAYFKSIAASSAWSRYSMLKSTLFVFKNVDISRFSSLTSFLKTKCKNYQPKKAATFSRDDVCKFLLEAPDQDWIVQKVVLIMGMFGGCRCDELSRMMISDVKENFEDVNPTLVVNIPVTKTGVPRSFTVVENAMGINFLDIYKKYIERRPIPDGRLFLQYRKGTLTSQVLGVNSLAKIPGQIAEYLKLPEKESFTGHSFRRTSVTLLADSGNGILTLKRHGPWESNSAAESYFSPSKAIKIEIAEKI, from the exons ATGGATATAAAGTGCCGTTTGTGCTTATTCAAAACAGAACAAGATGAatctgtaaatatttttaccaTCGGTAAAAATAACGAATTAATCTCGGACACGATAACGAGTTTTGTTCCCATCGaa TTGTCTCCTGACGACAATCTCCCCCAAACGATCTGCAACGTTTGCGTACAAAAACTGGACAGTATTATTGAATTCCGGTCGTTAATCTTAAATTCTGATgcagaattaaaaattaaatggcaaaataaaaagattatCCAAAAgagtgaaaatgaaatttctgGTGCATCTGATGACATTAAGTTGGAAATAGATGAAGTTAAGCTGGAAATAGATGAGACCATTAGAGAGCAAAATGATGAAGGACATTCAAGTAGAAAAGGGGTAAAGCACAGAAAATATACAccaaaaaaacgtaaaaaaaatttatacaaaTGTGAAGAATGTGATGTAACATTCAAGTGCAAATATAAGTATGTTGCGCACAACACAAGGCATACTGGAAATATGCCTTACCATTGTGACATCTGCAATAAAGGGTTTTCAATGAAATATCGTGTGCGTTACCACAGAAGAGTGCATTTTGAAGACCGACCATTTAAGTGTGATGAATGCACAAAAGCTTTCAA GTTTCAGGGTTCTTTAAGAATGCATAAAAAACTCAAACATGGAATTAGACCTTACAAATGTGACTTATGTGATAAATCTTTTGTACAAAAGGGCTCCTTACAAGTCCACAGGCGGCAACACATGG TGCGCGctgtggaaatggatgatgaagaTGTTCCTGATGACGTCCTAGAAGAGGCGAGTGCCGCGAGGTACCAAACGttgccaaaaaaatcaaaattacgttatgAAAAAGAGTTGGAAAAATTCACGCAATGGCAGACCGAGAAACGAATCAAAGGAGTGGACGAAGATGTTATGATGGCGTATTTTAAAAGTATAGCAGCATCATCAGCGTGGTCGCGGTATTCAATGTTAAAGAGTACACTATTTGTATTCAAAAACGTTGACATCTCCAG GTTTAGCAGTCTTACCtcgtttttaaaaacaaaatgtaaaaactaCCAGCCGAAAAAAGCTGCAACTTTCTCAAGAGATGACGTTTGCAAGTTTTTACTTGAAGCCCCGGACCAAGACTGGATCGTTCAGAAAGTTGTGCTAATAATGGGCATGTTCGGTGGCTGCCGTTGTGACGAATTATCTAGAATGATGATCAGTGacgtaaaagaaaattttgaggACGTCAATCCAACATTAGTTGTAAACATTCCAGTCACTAAAACTGGTGTACCTAGGAGCTTCACAGTAGTTGAAAATGCAATGGGAATAAATTTTCTAGATATATACAAAAAGTATATAGAACGTAGACCCATTCCTGACGGACGGCTCTTTCTTCAGTATCGAAAAGGAACTCTTACATCTCAAGTGTTAGGAGTGAATTCACTAGCTAAGATACCAGGACAAATTGCTGAGTATCTGAAGTTGCCAGAGAAAGAAAGTTTTACTGGTCATTCTTTCCGTCGAACCTCTGTCACGCTGTTGGCTGATTCAGGAAATGGCATATTGACACTAAAACGCCATGGCCCTTGGGAGTCCAACAGTGCCGCGGAAAGTTATTTCTCTCCATCCAAAGCGATCAAAATAGAGAtagccgaaaaaatttga
- the LOC138122060 gene encoding uncharacterized protein isoform X2 gives MDIKCRLCLYKIERDESVNIFTSGKNNELISDTIMSFVPIELSPYDNLPQMICNVCVQKLDSIIEFRSLILNSDIELKIKSQNKKIVQESENEISGASDEMKLEIDEVKLEIDETITEQNSEGNSTREVARHEGFSPKCNKKLYRCEECNITFKIKSKYIAHNRRHTGDMPYHCDICNKGFPMNYLVVHHRRKHLDERPFKCDKCTKAFKFQGSLRMHKKLKHGIRPYKCDLCDKSFVQKGSLQVHRRQHMVRAVEMDDEDVPDDVLEEASAARYQTLPKKSKLRYEKELEKFTQWQTEKRIKGVDEDVMMAYFKSIAASSAWSRYSMLKSTLFVFKNVDISRFSSLTSFLKTKCKNYQPKKAATFSRDDVCKFLLEAPDQDWIVQKVVLIMGMFGGCRCDELSRMMISDVKENFEDVNPTLVVNIPVTKTGVPRSFTVVENAMGINFLDIYKKYIERRPIPDGRLFLQYRKGTLTSQVLGVNSLAKIPGQIAEYLKLPEKESFTGHSFRRTSVTLLADSGNGILTLKRHGPWESNSAAESYFSPSKAIKIEIAEKI, from the exons ATGGATATAAAGTGCCGTTTGTGCTTATACAAAATAGAACGGGATGAatctgtaaatatttttacttcCGGTAAAAATAACGAATTAATCTCGGACACGATAATGAGTTTTGTTCCCATtgaa TTGTCTCCTTACGACAATCTACCACAAATGATCTGCAATGTTTGCGTACAAAAACTGGACAGTATTATTGAGTTTCGATCGTTAATCTTAAATTCTGAcatagaattaaaaataaaaagtcaaaataagaAGATTGTCCAAGAgagtgaaaatgaaatttctgGTGCATCTGATGAAATGAAGTTGGAAATAGATGAGGTCAAGCTGGAAATAGATGAGACCATTACAGAGCAAAATAGTGAAGGAAATTCAACTAGAGAAGTGGCAAGGCATGAAGGATTTTCAccaaaatgtaataaaaaattatacagatgTGAAGAATGTAATATAACATTTAAGATTAAATCTAAGTACATTGCCCACAACAGAAGACATACTGGAGATATGCCTTATCACTGTGATATCTGCAACAAAGGGTTTCCAATGAATTATCTTGTAGTCCACCATAGAAGAAAACATTTAGATGAGCGACCATTCAAGTGTGACAAATGCACCAAAGCtttcaa GTTTCAGGGTTCTTTAAGAATGCATAAAAAACTCAAACATGGAATTAGACCTTACAAATGTGACTTATGTGATAAATCTTTTGTACAAAAGGGCTCCTTACAAGTCCACAGGCGGCAACACATGG TGCGCGctgtggaaatggatgatgaagaTGTTCCTGATGACGTCCTAGAAGAGGCGAGTGCCGCGAGGTACCAAACGttgccaaaaaaatcaaaattacgttatgAAAAAGAGTTGGAAAAATTCACGCAATGGCAGACCGAGAAACGAATCAAAGGAGTGGACGAAGATGTTATGATGGCGTATTTTAAAAGTATAGCAGCATCATCAGCGTGGTCGCGGTATTCAATGTTAAAGAGTACACTATTTGTATTCAAAAACGTTGACATCTCCAG GTTTAGCAGTCTTACCtcgtttttaaaaacaaaatgtaaaaactaCCAGCCGAAAAAAGCTGCAACTTTCTCAAGAGATGACGTTTGCAAGTTTTTACTTGAAGCCCCGGACCAAGACTGGATCGTTCAGAAAGTTGTGCTAATAATGGGCATGTTCGGTGGCTGCCGTTGTGACGAATTATCTAGAATGATGATCAGTGacgtaaaagaaaattttgaggACGTCAATCCAACATTAGTTGTAAACATTCCAGTCACTAAAACTGGTGTACCTAGGAGCTTCACAGTAGTTGAAAATGCAATGGGAATAAATTTTCTAGATATATACAAAAAGTATATAGAACGTAGACCCATTCCTGACGGACGGCTCTTTCTTCAGTATCGAAAAGGAACTCTTACATCTCAAGTGTTAGGAGTGAATTCACTAGCTAAGATACCAGGACAAATTGCTGAGTATCTGAAGTTGCCAGAGAAAGAAAGTTTTACTGGTCATTCTTTCCGTCGAACCTCTGTCACGCTGTTGGCTGATTCAGGAAATGGCATATTGACACTAAAACGCCATGGCCCTTGGGAGTCCAACAGTGCCGCGGAAAGTTATTTCTCTCCATCCAAAGCGATCAAAATAGAGAtagccgaaaaaatttga
- the LOC138122060 gene encoding uncharacterized protein isoform X4 → MHQSFQGSLRMHKKLKHGIRPYKCDLCDKSFVQKGSLQVHRRQHMVRAVEMDDEDVPDDVLEEASAARYQTLPKKSKLRYEKELEKFTQWQTEKRIKGVDEDVMMAYFKSIAASSAWSRYSMLKSTLFVFKNVDISRFSSLTSFLKTKCKNYQPKKAATFSRDDVCKFLLEAPDQDWIVQKVVLIMGMFGGCRCDELSRMMISDVKENFEDVNPTLVVNIPVTKTGVPRSFTVVENAMGINFLDIYKKYIERRPIPDGRLFLQYRKGTLTSQVLGVNSLAKIPGQIAEYLKLPEKESFTGHSFRRTSVTLLADSGNGILTLKRHGPWESNSAAESYFSPSKAIKIEIAEKI, encoded by the exons ATGCACCAAAGCtttcaa GGTTCTTTAAGAATGCATAAAAAACTCAAACATGGAATTAGACCTTACAAATGTGACTTATGTGATAAATCTTTTGTACAAAAGGGCTCCTTACAAGTCCACAGGCGGCAACACATGG TGCGCGctgtggaaatggatgatgaagaTGTTCCTGATGACGTCCTAGAAGAGGCGAGTGCCGCGAGGTACCAAACGttgccaaaaaaatcaaaattacgttatgAAAAAGAGTTGGAAAAATTCACGCAATGGCAGACCGAGAAACGAATCAAAGGAGTGGACGAAGATGTTATGATGGCGTATTTTAAAAGTATAGCAGCATCATCAGCGTGGTCGCGGTATTCAATGTTAAAGAGTACACTATTTGTATTCAAAAACGTTGACATCTCCAG GTTTAGCAGTCTTACCtcgtttttaaaaacaaaatgtaaaaactaCCAGCCGAAAAAAGCTGCAACTTTCTCAAGAGATGACGTTTGCAAGTTTTTACTTGAAGCCCCGGACCAAGACTGGATCGTTCAGAAAGTTGTGCTAATAATGGGCATGTTCGGTGGCTGCCGTTGTGACGAATTATCTAGAATGATGATCAGTGacgtaaaagaaaattttgaggACGTCAATCCAACATTAGTTGTAAACATTCCAGTCACTAAAACTGGTGTACCTAGGAGCTTCACAGTAGTTGAAAATGCAATGGGAATAAATTTTCTAGATATATACAAAAAGTATATAGAACGTAGACCCATTCCTGACGGACGGCTCTTTCTTCAGTATCGAAAAGGAACTCTTACATCTCAAGTGTTAGGAGTGAATTCACTAGCTAAGATACCAGGACAAATTGCTGAGTATCTGAAGTTGCCAGAGAAAGAAAGTTTTACTGGTCATTCTTTCCGTCGAACCTCTGTCACGCTGTTGGCTGATTCAGGAAATGGCATATTGACACTAAAACGCCATGGCCCTTGGGAGTCCAACAGTGCCGCGGAAAGTTATTTCTCTCCATCCAAAGCGATCAAAATAGAGAtagccgaaaaaatttga
- the LOC138122059 gene encoding uncharacterized protein, with amino-acid sequence MKTATHISRTEKMLAMVNENNNSDSCNVDDDDPLILEAMNQEKNLLSLINAKDNKCSTDNTVQENVEIEKNLIPSTRGQEMHNNAIIISYDETMTDIQNPAENNMERDDEDSEDLVEDNNDMTFQKRKRVESIREINKKRKIKGEEYKNYKGETLPKKTLLPNPCQNKKCQNNCQRYSEDEREKIFKNYWSLGSMTSKESFILNCIKVVKIKRKRSNSNKRCRTFEYFLPFVNEDENGVTQNQVCQQFLLNTLDISQRKLRTVRGRINLDEADTQTPVSKKTTYSEAQLRNFDIFVQSLPAVPSHYCRSSTSRKYLPSEIKTFENLYRMYVRKQEGQVHIKRGVFMKLFKKNYNIGIHVPRKDKCKKCESHKNKENKQPADIEIYNNHISEKDYVKKIFLEDQENSKTDQNKIVASFDLQKVLTTPHGDSFLLGFSRKYAVYNFTVYETGTRNGYCYVWEERNAQRGGNEICTCLFMYLQNVDQQKNQVCHLSLYCDNCMGQNKNRQMLAMIQHFLSLSKKIRTVSITYLVPGHTYMPVDSMHAVIEKSIQKCVIQAPSEWPTILRNARLKPSPYVVKVLHYSDFLDWKSFSKKIKIKDGRKDVKITTIKKLFFEKGTDDVRYKINFNEEEYLVANIKPNQTGQIKKAYVEEQKINPKKLENLLDLCRTNVIKPEYHAEYFSLRSNANVPDILDQSDIEDETQD; translated from the coding sequence ATGAAGACGGCCACGCATATTTCACGCACCGAGAAAATGTTGGCCATGGTtaacgaaaataataattctgaCAGCTGCAATGTGGATGATGATGATCCTTTAATACTGGAAGCAatgaatcaagaaaaaaatcttctcTCGTTAATAAATGCGAAggataataaatgttctaCAGATAATACAGTGCAGGAAAACGtggaaattgagaaaaatctCATTCCGAGTACAAGAGGTCAAGAAATGCACAACAACGCGATCATCATCAGCTATGATGAAACTATGACAGATATTCAAAATCCTGCTGAAAATAATATGGAACGAGATGATGAGGATAGTGAAGATTTGGTAGAAGATAATAACGACATGACGTttcagaaaagaaaaagggtCGAGAGCATcagagaaattaataaaaaaagaaaaattaaaggaGAAGagtataaaaattacaaaggaGAAACGTTACCAAAGAAGACTTTATTGCCAAACCCctgtcaaaacaaaaaatgtcagaatAACTGTCAAAGGTATTCTGAAGATGAACGagaaaagattttcaaaaattattggtCACTAGGAAGTATGACCAGCAAAGAATCTTTTATTCTAAACTGCATCAAGGtggtcaaaataaaaagaaaaagaagtaaCAGTAACAAGAGATGCCGcacttttgaatattttctgcCCTTTGTAAATGAAGATGAAAATGGAGTTACTCAGAACCAAGTTTGTCAGCAGTTTTTACTAAATACACTTGATATTTCGCAAAGGAAACTTCGCACTGTAAGAGGCAGAATTAATCTGGACGAAGCTGATACACAGACACCCGTGTCGAAAAAAACAACCTATTCTGAAGCCCAGCTAAGaaatttcgatatttttgTTCAAAGTTTGCCGGCAGTGCCTTCCCATTATTGCCGAAGTTCGACCTCAAGAAAATATCTTCCGTcagaaataaaaacttttgaaaatttgtataGGATGTATGTGCGAAAGCAAGAAGGACAGGTTCACATTAAAAGAGGCGTTTtcatgaaattatttaaaaaaaattataatatcgGTATCCATGTACCACGTAAAGACAAATGTAAAAAGTGTGAATCacataaaaacaaagaaaataaacaacctGCTGATATTGAGATTTATAATAATCATATAAGCGAAAAAGATtatgtaaagaaaatatttctggAAGATCAAGAGAATAGTAAGACTGACCAAAACAAAATTGTGGCCAGTTTCGATTTGCAAAAAGTGCTGACCACACCCCATGGCGACAGTTTTCTTCTTGGGTTCTCCAGAAAATACGCCGTGTATAATTTCACAGTATACGAAACTGGAACCCGAAATGGTTACTGTTACGTTTGGGAAGAGAGAAACGCCCAGAGAGGAGGGAACGAAATATGCACatgtttatttatgtatttgcaAAATGTTGACCAACAGAAGAACCAAGTATGTCATCTTTCTTTGTATTGCGACAACTGCATGGGTCAAAATAAGAACAGGCAAATGCTGGCAATGATACAGCACTTTTTGTCTTTAAGTAAGAAAATTCGTACAGTATCTATAACGTACTTAGTTCCTGGACACACATATATGCCAGTAGATTCAATGCACGCCGTGATTGAAAAAAGTATCCAGAAATGCGTGATCCAGGCACCGTCAGAGTGGCCGACAATTTTACGGAATGCGAGGCTAAAACCTTCGCCATACGTGGTAAAGGTTCTGCACTATTCCGACTTTTTAGACTGGAaaagtttttctaaaaaaattaaaataaaggaCGGACGGAAAGATGTTAAAATTACAActataaaaaagttattttttgagaaaGGAACAGATGATGtgagatacaaaataaacttcAACGAAGAGGAGTACTTGGTGGCAAATATAAAGCCCAATCAAACTGGCCAAATTAAAAAGGCCTATGTAGAagagcaaaaaattaatccaaaaaaactagaaaattTACTAGATCTGTGTCGAACAAATGTGATAAAACCGGAATATCATGCTGAATATTTCAGCCTCAGAAGCAATGCAAATGTACCTGACATATTAGACCAAAGCGATATCGAAGACGAAACCCAAGACTGA
- the LOC138122072 gene encoding zinc finger protein 300-like, translated as MDIKCRLCLFKTELDESVNIFTPDKNNVLISDTIMSFVPIELSPDDNLPQAICNVCVQKLNSIIEFRMIILNSDAQLKSQKIIVAQKSENQVCGDSASYESEEVKLDIHDVKLEAETEIKFEPDDTIKEQNSKRTVSKGGLQQRRYERQRNKKLYKCERCDKTFPHKSRYIVHNRSHTGERPFCCDICNKGFATKSFMVYHKRIHLDERPFKCDECTKAFRFQNSLKRHKIIHQRIRPYKCDLCDKTFLRIGALNIHKRQHTGEKPYICEYCSKGFASNNLLKQHHKVHKKGPYIPCSTCGKSFSNSGYLKGHMRIHNAVKPHTCDICKKSFTLLCLLRRHMSTHPGETPYPCTLCDRKFVYSHALRTHVKKDHSVLPGCH; from the exons ATGGATATAAAGTGCCGTTTGTGCTTATTCAAAACAGAACTAGATGAatctgtaaatatttttacccCAGATAAAAATAACGTATTAATCTCGGACACGATAATGAGTTTTGTTCCCATTGAA TTGTCTCCTGACGACAATCTCCCACAAGCAATCTGCAACGTTTGTGTACAAAAACTCAACAGTATTATTGAATTTCGAATGATAATCTTAAATTCTGATGCACAactaaaaagtcaaaaaataattgtcgCCCAGAAGAGTGAAAATCAGGTTTGTGGTGATTCTGCTAGTTATGAGTCTGAAGAAGTCAAGCTAGATATACATGATGTCAAGCTAGAAGCAGaaacagaaattaagtttGAACCAGATGACACTATTAAAGAGCAAAATAGTAAAAGAACTGTAAGTAAAGGGGGCCTACAGCAGAGAAGATATGAACgtcaaagaaacaaaaaattatataaatgtGAAAGATGTGACAAAACATTCCCGCATAAGTCTAGGTATATTGTACACAATAGAAGCCATACTGGAGAAAGGCCATTTTGCTGTGACATCTGCAATAAAGGGTTTGCAACGAAATCCTTTATGGTTTACCATAAAAGAATCCATTTAGATGAACGACCTTTTAAGTGTGATGAGTGCACAAAAGCCTTCag GTTTCAGAACTCTCTAAAAAGGCACAAGATAATCCACCAAAGAATCAGGCCCTACAAATGTGACTTGTGTGACAAAACTTTTCTAAGAATAGGCGCCTTGAATATTCACAAGCGTCAACACACAGGCGAGAAACCCTATATTTGCGAATATTGCAGCAAAGGGTTTGCCAGTAACAATTTGCTCAAGCAACACCACAAGGTCCACAAGAAAGGACCCTACATTCCATGTTCCACATGTGGTAAATCCTTCTCTAACAGTGGCTATTTAAAAGGTCACATGAGGATTCATAATGCCGTCAAGCCGCACACTTGCGATATATGCAAGAAGAGCTTTACCCTATTATGTCTTCTAAGAAGGCACATGAGTACGCATCCCGGCGAGACTCCATATCCTTGCACTTTGTGCGATAGGAAGTTTGTATATTCGCATGCGCTTCGTACGCACGTCAAGAAGGATCATTCTGTGTTGCCAGGTTGCCACTAG